A window of ANME-2 cluster archaeon genomic DNA:
TTAAATAAGATTCGAGAGCCGTCTTTAAATCTGTTTTTCCCATACTATCCAGATACGGCAGGATTATATTCATTTCTTTCCCGCAATGGTACTCATTGGCACATTCCGCGAGCATACCGATATTTGTCATTATCAACTCTGGAGAAACTTTTATACCGTTCTCCAGACCTTCGATAAGTTTATCAAATATATCCACTACTCTTTCAATTACTCTGTGTTCATCCATTAATTGTTTAACAGGGTCCATATAGTTCACCTAAATATTATGTGTCATCTTCATAATCTACAAGTGATATAAAATATAGGTACCATTGACAGACTTCAAAACGTTCGAGGATACCGTTGATTGAAAATATCGTAACACCCGGAACTTATTTTGGCATCTTTGTGTTTTCATGTATTGCCAGCAGCATGCTCCCCATATTCCTGGAACCTGTTGTGGCAGGTCTTCCGGCAATGGGATTCCCACTCATGCCCACGGTGCTGGTGGTCTCTGCCGGTGCAACCCTGGGAAGTCTCACGACGTATTTCATTGGCAGGGGAAGCGAGGCCATAGCCGAGCGGTTCAACAAAGGTGGGATTGGAGAAAGACTTCACGGCTGGTTCAATATGCATGAATGGATAGGCATTACCGTGGTATTCCTGGGTGCCCTGACGCCGTTCCCTTTTGAGGTGGTCACGTTCGTGGCAGGATTCTCCCGCTTCCCGGTACGGTTGTACACGTTAGGGTGTTTTCTGGGCAAACTGGCAAAGTTTGTTATCCTCATGCTGTTCGGGAATGCATTGCTTTCCTATTTCGTCTGAACTACCGGTTCATTCAAACCTGAACCGTTGAATGGCAATCCCGAAAAAGAGGACCATCATGAACATCAGCCACCCTACTTCTTTCACTATCCCGGCCAGTCCCAGGTCGAAATACAACAGGTCGTAGAATCCTTCCATGGCCCATGCCGTTATGGTGAAATGCGCCATATCCTGCATGAACTGGGGCTCAATGAACAGCGGCCACCATGAACCGCCAACAGCTGACATTGTCAATACCAGCAGGTTGGATACTGAATTTGCCTGGTCCTCTGTTCTCACCAGTACGGCCACCAGCAATCCCAGTCCTGTGGATGCCAGCGTGATGGCTGCTATCAGTACCAGTAGGGCCAGCGTGCTACTACCCAGATTCAGGTCAAATACCACATGCCCGAAATACATCAGGACCGTAAGCTGCACAAATCCCCGAATGAACGTACTGGTAATCTTGCCTCCTATGATCTCTGCCCTGCTGATGGGGGCCGTGACCAGCCGTCGTAATGTTCCTGCGTCCCGTTCCTTTATGAGACTGGCCGAACCTATCTGTACTGTGGTGAACAGGAGGAACATAACCGCGAATCCGGGAACATACTGGGTAAAAGGCGAAAATTCAGCCAGGTTGGTCGTAGTACTTTCGGTAATGACCTCAACGGGAGGGGGCTGCGTGAACTGTTGTGCAGTAGACACGATTTCCAATATCTTCTCTTCAGAATACGTGGGAATCCCGTACGCGTCTGCCGTCTTGACAACCACGACATTGGTCGACAATCCACTGGCATAACCTTCCACTATTTTCTCAAGAACCGTGTTCTGTGAATCCTCGACCGGATTTACCATGATGTTCAGTTCACTGCTTTGTCCCGTCATGATGGATTGGGTGAAATCCATCGGGATAATGATAAGCCGTCCGTATTCCTGGTTCCTGACCCTTTCCCTGGCAGCGAACTCGTTCGATTCCATATCCACATCAAGGATATCAATATCTTCCAGGAACTCGATAAATCCTTTTGAAACAACATCGTTGTCAAGGTCAACTACCAGTACACTTATTCGGATATTCTGTTCAAACTCGCCTCCGAGTGCCAGCCCGGCAACGGATATTATTATCATGGGCAGCAGGAACATCAGCAATATCGCGTTCCGGTCCCTCAGCACGATCTTCAGGTCCTTGGCGGCAATGATATGGAATTTCATGCACTAACCTCTCAGTTTCGTCCCTGTCAGGTGAAGGAACAGGGTTTCCAGGTCAGGTTCGGTGATGCGGATGGATTCTACCCTGGTTCCTGAAGATATCAGGAGTTCGATAATGCCTGCCAGTGATTCCCTGCCCCGTACCAGCTGGATGGTCATATTCCCCCCATCCAGTGAAACCTTCCTGACATTTGGCAAATTCGTTATGGATTCTACCGATCCGGGAAGTATCTCAGGTGCCACGATATGTATCATATCGTTCTCGCCAACCATTTTGAGCAATCCACCAAGCGTGTCCATGGCGATCATTTTTCCTTTATCCACAATGGCTATACGATGGCACAATTTCTCTGCATCTTCCATCTGGTGAGTGGTCAAAAGCACGGTCATGCCCTGCCGATTTAAGTCCTGGATAGTATCATATATCCTCCTGCGGCTTTGCGGGTCAACACCAGTGGATGGTTCGTCCAGGAATACTATCCCGGGTTCGTGCAACAGTGCAGCGGCAATATTTATCCTGCGCTTCATCCCTCCTGAGAATCCTTCCAGCAGGTCATTGCCTCGCTCGGTCAGGCCGACCATATCCAGGAGTGTTTCTACCCGCGACTTCAGGGCCCTGCGAGAGAGACCGTATATCCTCCCATAGAATACCAGGTTCTCCCTTGCGGTAAGTGTGGGGTACAGGCTTATTTCCTGGGGCACAACACCTATGACCTTCTTTATCTGGGTGGAATCGTCATGAATATCAAATCCATCAATGAGGACCCTGCCCCGGGTGGGTTCCAGCAAACAGCACAGAATAGATATGATCGTGGACTTTCCCGCACCGTTTGGGCCAAGCAACCCGAATATCTCGCCCCTCTTTATCTCGAAAGAAACTCCATCAACAGCTGTATGACCGTTATATGTCTTGAC
This region includes:
- a CDS encoding VTT domain-containing protein translates to MIENIVTPGTYFGIFVFSCIASSMLPIFLEPVVAGLPAMGFPLMPTVLVVSAGATLGSLTTYFIGRGSEAIAERFNKGGIGERLHGWFNMHEWIGITVVFLGALTPFPFEVVTFVAGFSRFPVRLYTLGCFLGKLAKFVILMLFGNALLSYFV
- a CDS encoding ABC transporter ATP-binding protein, with the protein product MNSDIIITVKDLVKTYNGHTAVDGVSFEIKRGEIFGLLGPNGAGKSTIISILCCLLEPTRGRVLIDGFDIHDDSTQIKKVIGVVPQEISLYPTLTARENLVFYGRIYGLSRRALKSRVETLLDMVGLTERGNDLLEGFSGGMKRRINIAAALLHEPGIVFLDEPSTGVDPQSRRRIYDTIQDLNRQGMTVLLTTHQMEDAEKLCHRIAIVDKGKMIAMDTLGGLLKMVGENDMIHIVAPEILPGSVESITNLPNVRKVSLDGGNMTIQLVRGRESLAGIIELLISSGTRVESIRITEPDLETLFLHLTGTKLRG
- a CDS encoding ABC transporter permease, with translation MKFHIIAAKDLKIVLRDRNAILLMFLLPMIIISVAGLALGGEFEQNIRISVLVVDLDNDVVSKGFIEFLEDIDILDVDMESNEFAARERVRNQEYGRLIIIPMDFTQSIMTGQSSELNIMVNPVEDSQNTVLEKIVEGYASGLSTNVVVVKTADAYGIPTYSEEKILEIVSTAQQFTQPPPVEVITESTTTNLAEFSPFTQYVPGFAVMFLLFTTVQIGSASLIKERDAGTLRRLVTAPISRAEIIGGKITSTFIRGFVQLTVLMYFGHVVFDLNLGSSTLALLVLIAAITLASTGLGLLVAVLVRTEDQANSVSNLLVLTMSAVGGSWWPLFIEPQFMQDMAHFTITAWAMEGFYDLLYFDLGLAGIVKEVGWLMFMMVLFFGIAIQRFRFE